One window of Nymphaea colorata isolate Beijing-Zhang1983 chromosome 1, ASM883128v2, whole genome shotgun sequence genomic DNA carries:
- the LOC116246046 gene encoding TOM1-like protein 9 — translation MLALSDPFSHNSAIDSLGSQMTLPTSQAATQFQSLQQATIQEQQQAQSILYSNGSVPNIGELQQQQQMQPASYTNGTIPMTGELQQFQHQMRPTLYPNGIIPTMGAPQQLQQQMQPALYSDGTISSMGAPLQQQQQMQPGVFPNGSMPSMGAGSQSLGPLPPAPWDMQSMQNPQPMVFAYGQQADVQFGDQRRATCSLATPDDISRKTQGLSLEDDGYTSFFQGSSASYLQQKKPSKAEDKLFGDLVSIAKTKSKPSSTPTT, via the exons ATGCTAGCCCTTTCAGATCCATTCTCTCATAATTCAGCTATTGATTCTCTTGGCTCTCAAATGACTCTACCAACATCACAGGCAGCCACACAGTTCCAGAGTCTGCAACAAGCAACAATACAGGAGCAGCAACAAGCACAGTCCATATTATACTCAAATGGAAGCGTTCCGAACATAGGAGAACTTCAACAGCAGCAACAGATGCAGCCTGCATCATATACAAATGGAACCATCCCCATGACAGGGGAACTTCAACAGTTTCAGCACCAGATGCGGCCCACGTTATATCCAAATGGCATTATCCCAACCATGGGGGCACCTCAACAGTTGCAGCAGCAGATGCAGCCCGCACTTTATTCAGATGGGACTATTTCTTCAATGGGAGCACCTCTTCAACAACAGCAACAGATGCAGCCTGGAGTTTTTCCAAATGGAAGCATGCCGAGCATGG GAGCAGGCTCTCAGAGCCTGGGGCCTCTTCCACCAGCACCCTGGGATATGCAATCAATGCAAAATCCTCAACCCATGGTCTTTGCTTATGGTCAGCAGGCAGATGTGCAATTTGGTGATCAGAGGCGGGCCACATGCTCCCTGGCAACACCTGATGACATATCTCGAAAAACACAAGGGCTTTCCCTTGAAGATGACGGATACACGAGCTTTTTTCAAGGTTCTTCTGCATCTTATTTGCAGCAGAAGAAGCCATCTAAGGCAGAAGACAAACTTTTTGGTGATCTCGTAAGCATTGCAAAGACAAAATCTAAACCCTCAAGTACCCCGACAACTTAG
- the LOC116261231 gene encoding protein CURVATURE THYLAKOID 1C, chloroplastic: MMASYIVTSISAIYLQGRPTTSKSLQKLPVRTWKLQRVVPARTRKSPFIVSMATGEKSDPSSESILKSIAASWNSSEDRIALAGLGFATIAAIWASSNLISVIDNLPFIPTALELVGILFSWWFIYRYLLFKPDRQELIRIIKGSISEVLGK, translated from the exons ATGATGGCCTCCTACATCGTAACCTCAATTTCAGCAATTTATTTGCAAGGAAGGCCCACAACAAGCAAGTCCCTCCAAAAACTTCCAGTACGAACATGGAAACTACAGCGGGTTGTTCCAG CGCGGACAAGAAAGAGCCCCTTTATTGTTTCAATGGCTACTGGAGAAAAGTCTGATCCTTCTAGCGAGAGTATTTTGAAGTCCATTGCTGCATCT TGGAATAGTTCTGAAGATAGGATTGCTTTAGCTGGTTTGGGCTTTGCAACTATAGCAGCAATCTGGGCATCCAGCAATCTGATTTCG GTTATTGATAATCTTCCTTTCATCCCAACTGCATTGGAACTTGTTGGTATACTATTTTCGTGG TGGTTCATATACCGCTATCTTCTGTTTAAGCCAGACAG GCAAGAGTTAATAAGAATTATCAAAGGCTCAATATCTGAGGTCTTGGGCAAGTAA
- the LOC116261226 gene encoding protein PEROXIN-4, producing the protein MIREPAGRLGRHRFRVSPARPHVQPFPAFQIQRDWKAGQGASDMQASRARLFKEYKEVQKEKSADSDIQLICDDSNIFKWTALIKGPSETPYEGGVFQLAFSVPEQYPLLPPQVRFLTKIFHPNVHFKTGEICLDILKNAWSPAWTLQSVCRAIIALMAHPEPDSPLNCDSGNLLRSGDYRGYYSMARMYTKLAAMSKKG; encoded by the exons ATGATCCGAGAGCCCGCGGGAAGACTAGGACGGCACCGGTTCCGCGTCTCTCCGGCCAGACCGCACGTGCAACCTTTTCCGGCTTTCCAGATTCAG AGAGATTGGAAGGCAGGCCAAGGGGCAAGCGATATGCAG GCATCAAGAGCTAGGCTTTTTAAAGAGTACAAGGAGGTGCAGAAAGAGAAATCAGCAGATTCCGACATTCAGCTCATATGTGATGATTCAAATATATTCAAGTGGACTGCTCTTATAAAG GGACCTTCGGAAACACCCTATGAGGGTGGCGTTTTTCAGCTAGCCTTCTCTGTGCCAGAACAATATCCGTTGCTGCCTCCTCAAGTCCGGTTCTTGACAAAAATATTTCATCCAAACGTACATTTCAAG ACGGGAGAGATATGccttgatattttgaaaaatgcttGGAGCCCTGCATGGACCCTTCAGTCGGTGTGCAGGGCCATAATTGCATTGATGGCGCATCCAGAACCTGACAGTCCACTCAACTGTGATTCAG GTAATCTTTTGAGGTCTGGCGACTACAGGGGATACTACTCCATGGCTAGAATGTATACCAAGCTTGCTGCCATGTCCAAGAAGGGATAA
- the LOC116267512 gene encoding uncharacterized protein LOC116267512 — MAMGTRLKVLHHRELSSITICKCPLTPDSKCHTFLQLFNSRCKFPQNFHDGAALPVLEIHSRNIVKMVGDAQKCQCTKVTNSGVLDVLNSGISGLKCKGEKATKSYRKKMAMASPVEEEGSIKEARSTKALDSRVLKELILRNESGEVKVCKKPRESLMINRKRKKPIGSTQQAHSVVAKNSEASNEFNSRISSWNTGSEDERKKYAKTLVRSPEEFRKASERIDAAKSSDADGMAHLDSGSPSQSSRKEAVPKKTKKGQTDSPGTQARIGLDMCSKRGDVMGAIALYDSAVRDGVKLNQYHYTVLLYLCSSAAMGVVQPAKSGSRNLNPAVSRGTEAEDELGEDVAECVKDCNQGETKMQPSSTFSNESDESCEEDKEKKSVILVGGDIKQYALSRGFEIYERMTREEIPMNEATLTSVARMAMAMGNGDFAFDIVKQMKAMGITPRLRSYGPALFCYCNSGDLDNAFKVEEHMLSSGVYPEEPELEALLKVSIVNSRADKIYYLMHKLRKSIRQVPLLMAELIEKWFKSKAASRVGKRKWNPESISKAMESGGGGWHGLGWLGSGKWSVVRTTIGEDGICRHCKEKLVTIDTDPIETEAFANSVASIARKRERDASFQNFQNWLDYYGPFETVVDAANVGLFSQRRFSIPKVNAVVNAMRQKFPSRKWPLIIVHNRRIKGGRADDPPNRRIIEKWRTADALYATPTGSNDDWYWLYAAIKCKCLLVTNDEMRDHIFQMLGNDFFPRWKERHQVRFSFSDTGVKFHMPPSCSVVIQESEQGHWHVPVAAECHEFEKERIWLCASRARRSKPAQKSTTKSKDIYNCEPDGGPSASAAVKNRSTTSENSQGMANSCNMEEGGQRLHTQDGQALLKSFSQHQTVSSQIMAAQRLGGCVLDFQI, encoded by the exons ATGGCCATGGGGACGCGCCTTAAGGTTCTTCACCACCGGGAGCTCTCTTCCATCACCATTTGTAAGTGCCCACTAACTCCAGACAGCAAATGCCACACTTTTCTTCAACTGTTCAACTCTAGGTGTAAATTTCCACAAAACTTTCACGACGGTGCTGCACTACCCGTGTTGGAAATTCATAGTAGAAACATAGTGAAAATGGTGGGTGATGCTCAGAAGTGCCAGTGCACCAAAGTTACGAACTCTGGTGTCCTGGACGTTCTAAATTCTGGAATTTCTGGTTTGAAATGCAAAGGCGAGAAGGCCACAAAAAGTTACAGGAAGAAGATGGCTATGGCTAGTCCAGTAGAGGAGGAAGGCAGCATTAAGGAAGCAAGGTCCACTAAAGCCCTAGACTCTAGGGTCCTTAAAGAGTTAATTTTGAGGAATGAAAGTGGGGAGGTTAAGGTATGCAAGAAACCGAGGGAGTCTTTGATgataaacagaaaaaggaagaaacctATCGGTTCCACGCAGCAGGCTCATTCGGTAGTGGCTAAAAACTCTGAAGCTTCAAACGAGTTTAATTCTAGGATCTCCAGTTGGAATACTGGAAGTgaagatgaaaggaaaaaatacgCAAAGACTCTGGTCAGAAGTCCAGAAGAATTTAGAAAAGCTAGTGAGAGAATAGATGCTGCTAAGAGCTCAGATGCTGATGGTATGGCACACTTGGACTCAGGGTCCCCCAGTCAGAGTTCCAGAAAGGAGGCGGTACCCAAGAAGACTAAGAAAGGCCAGACTGATTCTCCAGGAACACAAGCAAGAATAGGGTTGGATATGTGTTCTAAGAGAGGTGACGTGATGGGAGCAATTGCTTTATACGATTCTGCTGTGAGAGATGGGGTGAAGTTGAACCAGTATCATTACACTGTTCTTCTGTATCTATGTTCATCGGCTGCAATGGGGGTAGTCCAACCTGCAAAAAGTGGCAGTCGGAATCTAAACCCTGCAGTTTCAAGAGGGACTGAAGCTGAGGATGAATTGGGAGAAGACGTGGCTGAATGTGTGAAGGACTGCAATCAAGGGGAGACTAAAATGCAGCCTTCAAGTACGTTCTCTAATGAATCGGATGAAAGCTGTGAAGAggataaggaaaagaagagcGTAATTTTGGTAGGAGGCGATATTAAACAGTATGCACTTTCTAGAGGGTTTGAGATTTATGAAAGGATGACAAGGGAGGAAATTCCTATGAATGAAGCAACATTGACATCAGTTGCTCGGATGGCAATGGCAATGGGCAATGGAGACTTTGCGTTTGACATTGTAAAACAGATGAAAGCCATGGGTATAACTCCGAGATTAAGGTCTTATGGTCCTGCATTGTTCTGCTACTGCAATAGTGGTGACCTCGATAACGCTTTCAAGGTTGAGGAACATATGCTAAGTTCGGGAGTTTATCCAGAAGAGCCTGAGCTAGAAGCTCTTCTCAAGGTAAGCATTGTGAATAGTAGAGCTGACAAGATTTATTATCTGATGCATAAGCTCAGAAAAAGCATACGACAAGTTCCCTTGTTAATGGCAGAGTTGATAGAGAAATGGTTCAAAAGCAAGGCAGCTTCTAGAGTGGGGAAGAGAAAATGGAATCCAGAATCAATAAGTAAGGCAATGGAAAGTGGAGGTGGTGGTTGGCATGGCCTAGGATGGCTAGGAAGTGGAAAGTGGAGTGTGGTGCGTACAACCATTGGAGAAGACGGCATTTGTAGACATTGCAAAGAGAAGCTTGTCACCATAGACACTGATCCGATAGAAACTGAAGCTTTTGCAAATTCAGTAGCATCCATAGCTAGAAAGAGAGAGCGGGATGCAAGCTTTCAAAATTTCCAA AACTGGCTTGACTATTATGGACCTTTTGAAACTGTAGTGGATGCTGCAAATGTTGGCCTTTTTAGCCAGAGACGATTCTCAATACCTAAG gTCAATGCAGTTGTCAATGCAATGAGACAAAAGTTTCCTTCAAGAAAATGGCCATTGATCATTGTGCACAACAGGCGTATTAAAGGAGGCAGGGCAGATGATCCCCCAAATAGAAGGATTATAGAAAAGTGGAGAACTGCTGATGCGCTTTATGCCACTCCAACTGGATCAAATGATGATTG GTACTGGTTGTATGCAGCTATAAAGTGTAAGTGCTTGCTGGTGACTAATGATGAAATGAGAGATCATATATTTCAGATGCTAGGGAATGATTTCTTTCCCAGATGGAAAGAAAGACATCAG GTGCGCTTCAGTTTTAGTGATACTGGTGTCAAATTCCACATGCCTCCATCTTGCTCTGTGGTGATTCAG GAATCAGAACAAGGACATTGGCATGTCCCTGTGGCAGCAGAGTGTCATgaatttgagaaagaaagaatttgGCTATGTGCATCGAGGGCTAGACGGAGCAAACCTGCCCAGAAGTCAACAACAAAGTCCAAAG ATATCTATAATTGTGAGCCAGATGGTGGTCCTTCAGCATCTGCTGCCGTCAAGAACAGAAGTACAACTTCAGAAAATTCTCAAGGAATGGCGAATTCCTGCAATATGGAGGAAGGAGGACAAAGATTGCATACACAGGATGGACAAGCATTACTTAAATCCTTTTCCCAACATCAGACTGTCTCATCTCAAATAATGGCAGCTCAAAGACTTGGTGGATGTGTTCTTGATTTTCAGATATGA